A window of Pomacea canaliculata isolate SZHN2017 linkage group LG3, ASM307304v1, whole genome shotgun sequence contains these coding sequences:
- the LOC112560261 gene encoding telomeric repeat-binding factor 2-interacting protein 1-like isoform X4 has translation MTDSETDSDMSPPTTIKMPHGKRGRAPFSIAEDLKILQYVVENRVIDKTGGKAIWKQMESLKLTKHSGESMRSRFLKKIMNTLDIYDIPNQWKSYLTGNTAVAAIDSEKTDLSDNTAKDSTAYIENTDAEAREDETGVVEETPEMRSGSGSVTLHGSDQGSQTSISNAVLSACSPNNTNSTLDDLHHSREVDLESEEYDDFDMSLLQMAKTSSIGSTTEPSGLSTKSNSMEDVSEKQDGPVKSHSEITKAKERSQVSKDATSAIPSSFDDSDFIFDSEQTESPNLQKKQSEERPQNRLKRRTTRTSLSQRHVQADVSTQKKSLDKNENMAADLQGQHKYHFALQTRSGIVSQQNGRANGRSSRKKHQKKGAPSSQIVQNSPKRKSRKKKKDDDESESNCSDAEEKSASAASKGSSEKQLKIILSSSECEKLITAKSPSVAQSSPKRNLQPSAACTLTTPPRRCSRLSLSSSKVLPGLSPQKEGSGTSLGGQRSKPTSPSDPKMRKRKGSHNQSVSTISARKRLQLAPESDSSLENDSFIEDKQTVELLAQEFGFTLSEACSILWQFSGNREAARYWIMTDHLLRGHYLWTEEDDKAVLESGADFSHLENLKCQRGEAAVNARRQWLQEDS, from the exons ATGACTGATTCAGAAACTGACAGTGACATGAGTCCTCCCACTACTATCAAAATGCCACATGGAAAAAGAGG ACGTGCACCTTTTTCAATTGCAGAAGATTTGAAAATTCTCCAATATGTGGTTGAAAACAGGGTCATTGACAAAACTGGTGGAAAGGCTATATGGAAACAGATGGAAAGCCTGAAG CTAACAAAACATTCTGGAGAGAGTATGCGATCCcgcttcttaaaaaaaattatgaacacaCTGGATATCTATGACATTCCTAACCAGTGGAAATCTTACTTGACTGGCAACACAGCTGTTGCAGCCATTGATTCAGAGAAAACAGACTTGTCTGACAACACAGCCAAAGACTCTACAGCTTACATAGAAAACACAGATG CAGAGGCAAGGGAAGATGAAACAGGAGTTGTGGAAGAAACTCCAGAGATGAG GTCAGGTTCAGGTTCTGTAACATTACATGGCAGTGATCAAGGAAGCCAAACTTCCATCAGTAATGCTGTTTTGTCTGCATGTAGCCCTAACAACACAAACTCTACTCTAGATGACCTACATCACAGCAGAGAAGTTGATTTAGAGAGTGAGGAGTATGATGACTTTGACATGAGCTTGCTTCAAATGGCAAAAACGTCATCAATCGGCAGTACTACAGAACCAAGTGGTCTTTCAACAAAATCTAACAGTATGGAGGATGTATCTGAAAAACAGGATGGTCCAGTCAAAAGCCACTCAGAAATTACAAAAGCTAAAGAAAGGAGCCAAGTGTCAAAAGATGCTACATCAGCAATTCCATCAAGTTTTGATgactctgattttatttttgacagtgAGCAAACTGAGTCACCAAATCTGCAGAAGAAACAATCTGAGGAGAGACCTCAGAACAGACTTAAAAGGAGGACTACTAGAACATCCTTGTCTCAGCGCCATGTTCAAGCTGATGTGAGTACTCAGAAGAAAAGCttggataaaaatgaaaatatggcAGCTGATTTACAGGGACAACATAAATATCATTTTGCCTTGCAAACAAGAAGTGGAATTGTTTCCCAGCAGAATGGAAGGGCCAATGGCAGGTCGTCTAGaaagaaacatcagaaaaagGGAGCACCATCAAGTCAGATTGTTCAGAACTCGCCaaagagaaaaagcagaaagaagaaaaaagatgatgatgag TCAGAGTCAAATTGCAGTGATGCGGAAG AGAAATCTGCATCTGCCGCATCAAAAGGATCCAgtgaaaaacagttaaaaataatcttgtCATCATCAGAGTGTGAGAAATTGATAACAGCAAAATCTCCATCTGTAGCTCAGTCCTCACCAAAGAGAAACCTACAGCCATCGGCAGCATGTACCCTCACAACCCCACCTAGACGATGTTCCAGATTATCCTTGTCTTCATCCAAAGTCTTGCCTGGATTGTCACCACAGAAAGAAGGTTCCGGTACATCTCttggaggtcaaaggtcaaaaccAACTTCTCCATCAGACCCAAAGATGCGAAAAAGGAAAGGTTCACATAATCAGTCTGTTTCCACAATTTCTGCAAGAAAAAGACTGCAACTAGCACCTGAATCTGACTCTTCACTGGAAAATGACTCATTCattgaagacaaacaaacagtagaG CTTTTGGCACAAGAATTTGGCTTCACATTATCAGAAGCTTGTAGCATCTTGTGGCAGTTTAGTGGAAACAGAGAAGCAGCTCGCTACTGGATAATGACAGATCACTTGTTGCGAG GTCACTACCTGTGGACAGAGGAGGACGACAAAGCTGTCCTAGAGTCTGGAGCGGACTTCTCTCATCTGGAAAACTTGAAATGCCAGCGAGGTGAGGCAGCCGTCAACGCTCGCCGACAATGGCTTCAGGAGGACAGCTAA
- the LOC112560261 gene encoding telomeric repeat-binding factor 2-interacting protein 1-like isoform X3 — MSLTAKQYRHDLFIKGDGSALVFHIPPGQTKKELIPLIKHGGGVVTSKNNECAIRLADKNLGESAVKYQNLFWPSYVLDCVNQNTLLDLEQYRCSNGTCHPQKMTDSETDSDMSPPTTIKMPHGKRGRAPFSIAEDLKILQYVVENRVIDKTGGKAIWKQMESLKLTKHSGESMRSRFLKKIMNTLDIYDIPNQWKSYLTGNTAVAAIDSEKTDLSDNTAKDSTAYIENTDAEAREDETGVVEETPEMRSGSGSVTLHGSDQGSQTSISNAVLSACSPNNTNSTLDDLHHSREVDLESEEYDDFDMSLLQMAKTSSIGSTTEPSGLSTKSNSMEDVSEKQDGPVKSHSEITKAKERSQVSKDATSAIPSSFDDSDFIFDSEQTESPNLQKKQSEERPQNRLKRRTTRTSLSQRHVQADVSTQKKSLDKNENMAADLQGQHKYHFALQTRSGIVSQQNGRANGRSSRKKHQKKGAPSSQIVQNSPKRKSRKKKKDDDESESNCSDAEAQSSPKRNLQPSAACTLTTPPRRCSRLSLSSSKVLPGLSPQKEGSGTSLGGQRSKPTSPSDPKMRKRKGSHNQSVSTISARKRLQLAPESDSSLENDSFIEDKQTVELLAQEFGFTLSEACSILWQFSGNREAARYWIMTDHLLRGHYLWTEEDDKAVLESGADFSHLENLKCQRGEAAVNARRQWLQEDS, encoded by the exons ATGTCTCTGACTGCTAAGCAGTATAGACATGATCTCTTTATTAAAGGTGATGGTTCTGCTCTAGTTTTTCATATCCCACCAGGACAGACAAAAAAGGAACTAATCCCTTTGATCAAA CATGGTGGAGGTGTAGttacaagtaaaaataatgaatgtgCAATCAG ACTTGCGGACAAGAACTTGGGAGAGTCTGCTGTAAAGTACCAAAACCTCTTTTGGCCATCCTATGTGCTTGACTGTGTGAATCAGAACACACTTTTGGACCTTGAACAATATAG ATGCAGTAATGGAACTTGCCATCCGCAGAAAATGACTGATTCAGAAACTGACAGTGACATGAGTCCTCCCACTACTATCAAAATGCCACATGGAAAAAGAGG ACGTGCACCTTTTTCAATTGCAGAAGATTTGAAAATTCTCCAATATGTGGTTGAAAACAGGGTCATTGACAAAACTGGTGGAAAGGCTATATGGAAACAGATGGAAAGCCTGAAG CTAACAAAACATTCTGGAGAGAGTATGCGATCCcgcttcttaaaaaaaattatgaacacaCTGGATATCTATGACATTCCTAACCAGTGGAAATCTTACTTGACTGGCAACACAGCTGTTGCAGCCATTGATTCAGAGAAAACAGACTTGTCTGACAACACAGCCAAAGACTCTACAGCTTACATAGAAAACACAGATG CAGAGGCAAGGGAAGATGAAACAGGAGTTGTGGAAGAAACTCCAGAGATGAG GTCAGGTTCAGGTTCTGTAACATTACATGGCAGTGATCAAGGAAGCCAAACTTCCATCAGTAATGCTGTTTTGTCTGCATGTAGCCCTAACAACACAAACTCTACTCTAGATGACCTACATCACAGCAGAGAAGTTGATTTAGAGAGTGAGGAGTATGATGACTTTGACATGAGCTTGCTTCAAATGGCAAAAACGTCATCAATCGGCAGTACTACAGAACCAAGTGGTCTTTCAACAAAATCTAACAGTATGGAGGATGTATCTGAAAAACAGGATGGTCCAGTCAAAAGCCACTCAGAAATTACAAAAGCTAAAGAAAGGAGCCAAGTGTCAAAAGATGCTACATCAGCAATTCCATCAAGTTTTGATgactctgattttatttttgacagtgAGCAAACTGAGTCACCAAATCTGCAGAAGAAACAATCTGAGGAGAGACCTCAGAACAGACTTAAAAGGAGGACTACTAGAACATCCTTGTCTCAGCGCCATGTTCAAGCTGATGTGAGTACTCAGAAGAAAAGCttggataaaaatgaaaatatggcAGCTGATTTACAGGGACAACATAAATATCATTTTGCCTTGCAAACAAGAAGTGGAATTGTTTCCCAGCAGAATGGAAGGGCCAATGGCAGGTCGTCTAGaaagaaacatcagaaaaagGGAGCACCATCAAGTCAGATTGTTCAGAACTCGCCaaagagaaaaagcagaaagaagaaaaaagatgatgatgag TCAGAGTCAAATTGCAGTGATGCGGAAG CTCAGTCCTCACCAAAGAGAAACCTACAGCCATCGGCAGCATGTACCCTCACAACCCCACCTAGACGATGTTCCAGATTATCCTTGTCTTCATCCAAAGTCTTGCCTGGATTGTCACCACAGAAAGAAGGTTCCGGTACATCTCttggaggtcaaaggtcaaaaccAACTTCTCCATCAGACCCAAAGATGCGAAAAAGGAAAGGTTCACATAATCAGTCTGTTTCCACAATTTCTGCAAGAAAAAGACTGCAACTAGCACCTGAATCTGACTCTTCACTGGAAAATGACTCATTCattgaagacaaacaaacagtagaG CTTTTGGCACAAGAATTTGGCTTCACATTATCAGAAGCTTGTAGCATCTTGTGGCAGTTTAGTGGAAACAGAGAAGCAGCTCGCTACTGGATAATGACAGATCACTTGTTGCGAG GTCACTACCTGTGGACAGAGGAGGACGACAAAGCTGTCCTAGAGTCTGGAGCGGACTTCTCTCATCTGGAAAACTTGAAATGCCAGCGAGGTGAGGCAGCCGTCAACGCTCGCCGACAATGGCTTCAGGAGGACAGCTAA
- the LOC112560261 gene encoding telomeric repeat-binding factor 2-interacting protein 1-like isoform X1, whose translation MSLTAKQYRHDLFIKGDGSALVFHIPPGQTKKELIPLIKHGGGVVTSKNNECAIRLADKNLGESAVKYQNLFWPSYVLDCVNQNTLLDLEQYRCSNGTCHPQKMTDSETDSDMSPPTTIKMPHGKRGRAPFSIAEDLKILQYVVENRVIDKTGGKAIWKQMESLKLTKHSGESMRSRFLKKIMNTLDIYDIPNQWKSYLTGNTAVAAIDSEKTDLSDNTAKDSTAYIENTDAEAREDETGVVEETPEMRSGSGSVTLHGSDQGSQTSISNAVLSACSPNNTNSTLDDLHHSREVDLESEEYDDFDMSLLQMAKTSSIGSTTEPSGLSTKSNSMEDVSEKQDGPVKSHSEITKAKERSQVSKDATSAIPSSFDDSDFIFDSEQTESPNLQKKQSEERPQNRLKRRTTRTSLSQRHVQADVSTQKKSLDKNENMAADLQGQHKYHFALQTRSGIVSQQNGRANGRSSRKKHQKKGAPSSQIVQNSPKRKSRKKKKDDDESESNCSDAEEKSASAASKGSSEKQLKIILSSSECEKLITAKSPSVAQSSPKRNLQPSAACTLTTPPRRCSRLSLSSSKVLPGLSPQKEGSGTSLGGQRSKPTSPSDPKMRKRKGSHNQSVSTISARKRLQLAPESDSSLENDSFIEDKQTVELLAQEFGFTLSEACSILWQFSGNREAARYWIMTDHLLRGHYLWTEEDDKAVLESGADFSHLENLKCQRGEAAVNARRQWLQEDS comes from the exons ATGTCTCTGACTGCTAAGCAGTATAGACATGATCTCTTTATTAAAGGTGATGGTTCTGCTCTAGTTTTTCATATCCCACCAGGACAGACAAAAAAGGAACTAATCCCTTTGATCAAA CATGGTGGAGGTGTAGttacaagtaaaaataatgaatgtgCAATCAG ACTTGCGGACAAGAACTTGGGAGAGTCTGCTGTAAAGTACCAAAACCTCTTTTGGCCATCCTATGTGCTTGACTGTGTGAATCAGAACACACTTTTGGACCTTGAACAATATAG ATGCAGTAATGGAACTTGCCATCCGCAGAAAATGACTGATTCAGAAACTGACAGTGACATGAGTCCTCCCACTACTATCAAAATGCCACATGGAAAAAGAGG ACGTGCACCTTTTTCAATTGCAGAAGATTTGAAAATTCTCCAATATGTGGTTGAAAACAGGGTCATTGACAAAACTGGTGGAAAGGCTATATGGAAACAGATGGAAAGCCTGAAG CTAACAAAACATTCTGGAGAGAGTATGCGATCCcgcttcttaaaaaaaattatgaacacaCTGGATATCTATGACATTCCTAACCAGTGGAAATCTTACTTGACTGGCAACACAGCTGTTGCAGCCATTGATTCAGAGAAAACAGACTTGTCTGACAACACAGCCAAAGACTCTACAGCTTACATAGAAAACACAGATG CAGAGGCAAGGGAAGATGAAACAGGAGTTGTGGAAGAAACTCCAGAGATGAG GTCAGGTTCAGGTTCTGTAACATTACATGGCAGTGATCAAGGAAGCCAAACTTCCATCAGTAATGCTGTTTTGTCTGCATGTAGCCCTAACAACACAAACTCTACTCTAGATGACCTACATCACAGCAGAGAAGTTGATTTAGAGAGTGAGGAGTATGATGACTTTGACATGAGCTTGCTTCAAATGGCAAAAACGTCATCAATCGGCAGTACTACAGAACCAAGTGGTCTTTCAACAAAATCTAACAGTATGGAGGATGTATCTGAAAAACAGGATGGTCCAGTCAAAAGCCACTCAGAAATTACAAAAGCTAAAGAAAGGAGCCAAGTGTCAAAAGATGCTACATCAGCAATTCCATCAAGTTTTGATgactctgattttatttttgacagtgAGCAAACTGAGTCACCAAATCTGCAGAAGAAACAATCTGAGGAGAGACCTCAGAACAGACTTAAAAGGAGGACTACTAGAACATCCTTGTCTCAGCGCCATGTTCAAGCTGATGTGAGTACTCAGAAGAAAAGCttggataaaaatgaaaatatggcAGCTGATTTACAGGGACAACATAAATATCATTTTGCCTTGCAAACAAGAAGTGGAATTGTTTCCCAGCAGAATGGAAGGGCCAATGGCAGGTCGTCTAGaaagaaacatcagaaaaagGGAGCACCATCAAGTCAGATTGTTCAGAACTCGCCaaagagaaaaagcagaaagaagaaaaaagatgatgatgag TCAGAGTCAAATTGCAGTGATGCGGAAG AGAAATCTGCATCTGCCGCATCAAAAGGATCCAgtgaaaaacagttaaaaataatcttgtCATCATCAGAGTGTGAGAAATTGATAACAGCAAAATCTCCATCTGTAGCTCAGTCCTCACCAAAGAGAAACCTACAGCCATCGGCAGCATGTACCCTCACAACCCCACCTAGACGATGTTCCAGATTATCCTTGTCTTCATCCAAAGTCTTGCCTGGATTGTCACCACAGAAAGAAGGTTCCGGTACATCTCttggaggtcaaaggtcaaaaccAACTTCTCCATCAGACCCAAAGATGCGAAAAAGGAAAGGTTCACATAATCAGTCTGTTTCCACAATTTCTGCAAGAAAAAGACTGCAACTAGCACCTGAATCTGACTCTTCACTGGAAAATGACTCATTCattgaagacaaacaaacagtagaG CTTTTGGCACAAGAATTTGGCTTCACATTATCAGAAGCTTGTAGCATCTTGTGGCAGTTTAGTGGAAACAGAGAAGCAGCTCGCTACTGGATAATGACAGATCACTTGTTGCGAG GTCACTACCTGTGGACAGAGGAGGACGACAAAGCTGTCCTAGAGTCTGGAGCGGACTTCTCTCATCTGGAAAACTTGAAATGCCAGCGAGGTGAGGCAGCCGTCAACGCTCGCCGACAATGGCTTCAGGAGGACAGCTAA
- the LOC112560261 gene encoding telomeric repeat-binding factor 2-interacting protein 1-like isoform X2 produces the protein MISLLKHGGGVVTSKNNECAIRLADKNLGESAVKYQNLFWPSYVLDCVNQNTLLDLEQYRCSNGTCHPQKMTDSETDSDMSPPTTIKMPHGKRGRAPFSIAEDLKILQYVVENRVIDKTGGKAIWKQMESLKLTKHSGESMRSRFLKKIMNTLDIYDIPNQWKSYLTGNTAVAAIDSEKTDLSDNTAKDSTAYIENTDAEAREDETGVVEETPEMRSGSGSVTLHGSDQGSQTSISNAVLSACSPNNTNSTLDDLHHSREVDLESEEYDDFDMSLLQMAKTSSIGSTTEPSGLSTKSNSMEDVSEKQDGPVKSHSEITKAKERSQVSKDATSAIPSSFDDSDFIFDSEQTESPNLQKKQSEERPQNRLKRRTTRTSLSQRHVQADVSTQKKSLDKNENMAADLQGQHKYHFALQTRSGIVSQQNGRANGRSSRKKHQKKGAPSSQIVQNSPKRKSRKKKKDDDESESNCSDAEEKSASAASKGSSEKQLKIILSSSECEKLITAKSPSVAQSSPKRNLQPSAACTLTTPPRRCSRLSLSSSKVLPGLSPQKEGSGTSLGGQRSKPTSPSDPKMRKRKGSHNQSVSTISARKRLQLAPESDSSLENDSFIEDKQTVELLAQEFGFTLSEACSILWQFSGNREAARYWIMTDHLLRGHYLWTEEDDKAVLESGADFSHLENLKCQRGEAAVNARRQWLQEDS, from the exons ATGATCTCTTTATTAAAG CATGGTGGAGGTGTAGttacaagtaaaaataatgaatgtgCAATCAG ACTTGCGGACAAGAACTTGGGAGAGTCTGCTGTAAAGTACCAAAACCTCTTTTGGCCATCCTATGTGCTTGACTGTGTGAATCAGAACACACTTTTGGACCTTGAACAATATAG ATGCAGTAATGGAACTTGCCATCCGCAGAAAATGACTGATTCAGAAACTGACAGTGACATGAGTCCTCCCACTACTATCAAAATGCCACATGGAAAAAGAGG ACGTGCACCTTTTTCAATTGCAGAAGATTTGAAAATTCTCCAATATGTGGTTGAAAACAGGGTCATTGACAAAACTGGTGGAAAGGCTATATGGAAACAGATGGAAAGCCTGAAG CTAACAAAACATTCTGGAGAGAGTATGCGATCCcgcttcttaaaaaaaattatgaacacaCTGGATATCTATGACATTCCTAACCAGTGGAAATCTTACTTGACTGGCAACACAGCTGTTGCAGCCATTGATTCAGAGAAAACAGACTTGTCTGACAACACAGCCAAAGACTCTACAGCTTACATAGAAAACACAGATG CAGAGGCAAGGGAAGATGAAACAGGAGTTGTGGAAGAAACTCCAGAGATGAG GTCAGGTTCAGGTTCTGTAACATTACATGGCAGTGATCAAGGAAGCCAAACTTCCATCAGTAATGCTGTTTTGTCTGCATGTAGCCCTAACAACACAAACTCTACTCTAGATGACCTACATCACAGCAGAGAAGTTGATTTAGAGAGTGAGGAGTATGATGACTTTGACATGAGCTTGCTTCAAATGGCAAAAACGTCATCAATCGGCAGTACTACAGAACCAAGTGGTCTTTCAACAAAATCTAACAGTATGGAGGATGTATCTGAAAAACAGGATGGTCCAGTCAAAAGCCACTCAGAAATTACAAAAGCTAAAGAAAGGAGCCAAGTGTCAAAAGATGCTACATCAGCAATTCCATCAAGTTTTGATgactctgattttatttttgacagtgAGCAAACTGAGTCACCAAATCTGCAGAAGAAACAATCTGAGGAGAGACCTCAGAACAGACTTAAAAGGAGGACTACTAGAACATCCTTGTCTCAGCGCCATGTTCAAGCTGATGTGAGTACTCAGAAGAAAAGCttggataaaaatgaaaatatggcAGCTGATTTACAGGGACAACATAAATATCATTTTGCCTTGCAAACAAGAAGTGGAATTGTTTCCCAGCAGAATGGAAGGGCCAATGGCAGGTCGTCTAGaaagaaacatcagaaaaagGGAGCACCATCAAGTCAGATTGTTCAGAACTCGCCaaagagaaaaagcagaaagaagaaaaaagatgatgatgag TCAGAGTCAAATTGCAGTGATGCGGAAG AGAAATCTGCATCTGCCGCATCAAAAGGATCCAgtgaaaaacagttaaaaataatcttgtCATCATCAGAGTGTGAGAAATTGATAACAGCAAAATCTCCATCTGTAGCTCAGTCCTCACCAAAGAGAAACCTACAGCCATCGGCAGCATGTACCCTCACAACCCCACCTAGACGATGTTCCAGATTATCCTTGTCTTCATCCAAAGTCTTGCCTGGATTGTCACCACAGAAAGAAGGTTCCGGTACATCTCttggaggtcaaaggtcaaaaccAACTTCTCCATCAGACCCAAAGATGCGAAAAAGGAAAGGTTCACATAATCAGTCTGTTTCCACAATTTCTGCAAGAAAAAGACTGCAACTAGCACCTGAATCTGACTCTTCACTGGAAAATGACTCATTCattgaagacaaacaaacagtagaG CTTTTGGCACAAGAATTTGGCTTCACATTATCAGAAGCTTGTAGCATCTTGTGGCAGTTTAGTGGAAACAGAGAAGCAGCTCGCTACTGGATAATGACAGATCACTTGTTGCGAG GTCACTACCTGTGGACAGAGGAGGACGACAAAGCTGTCCTAGAGTCTGGAGCGGACTTCTCTCATCTGGAAAACTTGAAATGCCAGCGAGGTGAGGCAGCCGTCAACGCTCGCCGACAATGGCTTCAGGAGGACAGCTAA
- the LOC112558537 gene encoding arfaptin-2-like isoform X1, with protein MAESHPPQRSSEKEDDSFERDLEEMLDDGPSLNNAISNVQGGTPNTMSSSYSGSALSYGASGTKEPSLATQGRLTRSYSIPPATSNIPLSGPQSNGDFVPKLNIPASAQSKLESLKDWSINTFKCTRQFLSERFGKGSRTVDLDMETKIEALRDTQRKYASILRLSRILTQHYFHVVQTQRALGEGFAELAQKSPELQEEFRYNSETQQALVKNGEVLLSALNFFTSSVNTLCNKTMEDTLLTIRNYESSRLEYDAYRNELETLQLGPRENASTAKVEESRRKYEDHKIKFERLRSDVNIKLKFLEENKVKVMHKQLLLFHNAISAYFSGNAAALEATLKQFNISLKRPNAEKPSWIEQ; from the exons ATGGCAGAGTCTCATCCACCCCAAAGGTCAAGTGAAAAAGAGGATGACAGTTTTGAAAGAGACTTAGAGGAGATGCTAGATGATGGCCCTAGCCTGAACAATGCCATCTCAAATGTACAGGGTGGCACACCAAATACCATGAGTTCATCATACTCAGGTTCAGCTTTGTCCTATGGAGCTAGCGGGACCAAGGAACCCAGCTTGGCAACTCAAGGCAGGCTTACTCGCTCCTATTCTATTCCTCCTG ctacCAGTAACATTCCACTGTCTGGACCACAAAGCAATGGTGACTTTGTACCCAAGCTGAACATTCCTGCATCAGCGCAGTCCAAACTGGAATCTCTCAAAGACTGGAGTATAAACACATTCAAGTGCACTCGACAGTTCTTATCGGAACGATTTGGCAAGGGATCAAGGACAGTTGACCTAGATATGGAGACAAAGATTGAAGCATTGCGAGACACACAACGCAAATATGCCAGCATCCTTCGACTGTCACGCATCCTCACACAGCATTATTTTCATGTGGTTCAAACTCAGCGAGCCCTTGGAGAAGGATTTGCAGAGCTTGCCCAGAAATCACCAGAACTACAGGAAGAATTCCGTTACAATTCTGAAACACAACAGGCTCTGGTCAAAAATGGAGAAGTACTTCTTA gTGCATTGAACTTCTTTACATCATCGGTAAACACTCTTTGCAACAAAACTATGGAAGACACACTTTTGACAATCCGCAATTATGAAAGCTCTCG GCTTGAATATGATGCTTACAGAAATGAGCTGGAAACTCTTCAGCTTGGGCCAAGAGAAAATGCCTCCACTGCAAAAGTTGAGGAGTCACGAAGGAAATATGAGGAtcacaaaataaagtttgaacGTTTGAGATCAGATGTCAACATTAAGCTGAAGTTTCTTGAAGAAAACAAG gtGAAGGTGATGCACAAGCAGCTGCTTCTATTCCACAATGCAATCTCTGCCTACTTCAGTGGAAATGCCGCTGCTCTGGAAGCTACACTAAAGCAGTTCAACATTTCCCTTAAACGACCTAATGCAGAAAAGCCATCATGGATAGAGCAGTAG
- the LOC112558537 gene encoding arfaptin-2-like isoform X2 has product MAESHPPQRSSEKEDDSFERDLEEMLDDGPSLNNAISNVQGGTPNTMSSSYSGSALSYGASGTKEPSLATQATSNIPLSGPQSNGDFVPKLNIPASAQSKLESLKDWSINTFKCTRQFLSERFGKGSRTVDLDMETKIEALRDTQRKYASILRLSRILTQHYFHVVQTQRALGEGFAELAQKSPELQEEFRYNSETQQALVKNGEVLLSALNFFTSSVNTLCNKTMEDTLLTIRNYESSRLEYDAYRNELETLQLGPRENASTAKVEESRRKYEDHKIKFERLRSDVNIKLKFLEENKVKVMHKQLLLFHNAISAYFSGNAAALEATLKQFNISLKRPNAEKPSWIEQ; this is encoded by the exons ATGGCAGAGTCTCATCCACCCCAAAGGTCAAGTGAAAAAGAGGATGACAGTTTTGAAAGAGACTTAGAGGAGATGCTAGATGATGGCCCTAGCCTGAACAATGCCATCTCAAATGTACAGGGTGGCACACCAAATACCATGAGTTCATCATACTCAGGTTCAGCTTTGTCCTATGGAGCTAGCGGGACCAAGGAACCCAGCTTGGCAACTCAAG ctacCAGTAACATTCCACTGTCTGGACCACAAAGCAATGGTGACTTTGTACCCAAGCTGAACATTCCTGCATCAGCGCAGTCCAAACTGGAATCTCTCAAAGACTGGAGTATAAACACATTCAAGTGCACTCGACAGTTCTTATCGGAACGATTTGGCAAGGGATCAAGGACAGTTGACCTAGATATGGAGACAAAGATTGAAGCATTGCGAGACACACAACGCAAATATGCCAGCATCCTTCGACTGTCACGCATCCTCACACAGCATTATTTTCATGTGGTTCAAACTCAGCGAGCCCTTGGAGAAGGATTTGCAGAGCTTGCCCAGAAATCACCAGAACTACAGGAAGAATTCCGTTACAATTCTGAAACACAACAGGCTCTGGTCAAAAATGGAGAAGTACTTCTTA gTGCATTGAACTTCTTTACATCATCGGTAAACACTCTTTGCAACAAAACTATGGAAGACACACTTTTGACAATCCGCAATTATGAAAGCTCTCG GCTTGAATATGATGCTTACAGAAATGAGCTGGAAACTCTTCAGCTTGGGCCAAGAGAAAATGCCTCCACTGCAAAAGTTGAGGAGTCACGAAGGAAATATGAGGAtcacaaaataaagtttgaacGTTTGAGATCAGATGTCAACATTAAGCTGAAGTTTCTTGAAGAAAACAAG gtGAAGGTGATGCACAAGCAGCTGCTTCTATTCCACAATGCAATCTCTGCCTACTTCAGTGGAAATGCCGCTGCTCTGGAAGCTACACTAAAGCAGTTCAACATTTCCCTTAAACGACCTAATGCAGAAAAGCCATCATGGATAGAGCAGTAG